The Candidatus Schekmanbacteria bacterium genome contains a region encoding:
- a CDS encoding glycosyltransferase family 1 protein: MEKIKPIKVLHTISVKNLTGAAQPLFLLLKELNSKDEVKVSVISPVSKGNLSDKLRNEGFRLYKNIDLYSGKSPLALMSEVYNLAKLIDIKGIDIIHSHLSHDNWVSAFASMLSKRKPPVIRTLHNSKSTVKRSNYRILYNNLNSKLICISDILKAKLIENYSSLASKTLSIHASVDTSRFNKDISSDSFLNKFKLKKEDGIIGMVARFKKGRGHNELISLFKKVLNNFPKAKLLLIGKGEEKKRMEKAVVELNISNSVIFTGYLKDELPKAYRAMTAACVLEEGNDGSMRTILESMACGTPVISLNKGSAAEIISNEKTGFIANNLDELEKHITTLLANQNLALSMGEKASKFIKENYSPPLEAEKHIKVYQEILRNPSVR; the protein is encoded by the coding sequence ATGGAGAAAATAAAACCGATAAAAGTTCTTCATACAATAAGCGTGAAAAACCTTACAGGCGCCGCGCAACCGCTTTTTCTCCTTCTTAAGGAATTGAATTCTAAAGATGAAGTAAAAGTTTCTGTAATATCGCCTGTATCGAAAGGGAATCTATCTGACAAATTGAGAAATGAAGGCTTTCGCCTCTATAAAAACATCGACCTCTACTCAGGAAAATCACCTCTCGCTCTTATGTCAGAAGTATACAATCTTGCAAAACTGATTGATATAAAAGGTATCGATATAATCCACTCGCATCTTTCACATGACAATTGGGTAAGCGCTTTTGCCTCGATGCTATCGAAACGAAAACCACCTGTCATAAGGACGCTCCATAACAGCAAATCAACGGTAAAAAGAAGCAATTATAGGATTCTTTATAATAATCTTAATTCAAAGCTCATATGTATTTCAGACATTCTTAAAGCGAAACTCATAGAAAACTATAGTTCATTGGCTTCAAAAACCTTATCAATCCATGCATCAGTTGACACAAGCAGGTTCAACAAAGACATTTCATCTGATAGCTTTCTCAACAAATTCAAACTTAAAAAGGAGGACGGAATAATTGGAATGGTAGCCCGCTTCAAAAAAGGGAGAGGGCATAATGAATTGATTTCACTCTTCAAAAAGGTCTTGAATAATTTCCCCAAAGCAAAGCTTTTACTGATTGGAAAAGGTGAAGAAAAGAAACGAATGGAAAAGGCTGTAGTTGAACTAAATATCAGTAATTCTGTAATATTCACAGGTTATCTCAAAGACGAGCTTCCAAAAGCTTACCGTGCTATGACTGCAGCTTGCGTCCTTGAAGAAGGAAATGACGGCAGTATGAGGACCATACTTGAATCAATGGCATGCGGCACTCCTGTAATATCACTTAACAAGGGCTCTGCCGCTGAAATCATCTCCAACGAAAAAACAGGATTTATTGCAAACAATTTAGATGAACTGGAAAAGCATATTACCACACTTTTAGCCAATCAAAATCTTGCTCTTTCAATGGGTGAAAAGGCATCGAAATTTATCAAAGAAAACTACTCGCCTCCATTAGAAGCTGAAAAACATATAAAGGTCTATCAGGAAATACTCAGAAATCCTTCTGTCCGATAA
- a CDS encoding glycosyltransferase family 1 protein — MNLINNSSAKGLKIAFVHSKYSTVGGTEKYLFRITKELSKRGACVDYYTSKIETEPIKGIHIHKIGAIKKPASAFLLSFLLTSSSALKNKKYDIIQSSGKTIPANIYRLGGGLHNDYISNKGGGISSFSFHSLMVRLIEKNIFSRKKFRKLIAPSKRIKSLLVRKYFIEEEKIEVLYNPILIDIVSEEERQKRRKSFRSAHNIGEDSLCYLFAAGNFSLKGLKELINAYSFLPDEIKNKSYVIVAGGGNKKRYLSLLKERKIEDRFIFLGKITDEMQDIYSSGDILVHPTHYDPFSNVCLEAMAYGIPVITTAINGFSEIIENGSEGYVVSKPDDIVEISNLMNELAKDEIRKEMSKRCKSKSGNFDIDKHMNCLINIYNEVKD, encoded by the coding sequence ATGAATCTTATAAATAATTCATCGGCTAAGGGATTGAAGATTGCCTTTGTCCACTCTAAATATTCAACTGTAGGAGGGACTGAAAAGTATCTTTTCAGAATTACAAAGGAATTGTCGAAACGAGGCGCTTGTGTTGATTATTATACTTCTAAAATCGAAACTGAGCCGATCAAAGGTATTCATATCCATAAAATTGGTGCAATAAAAAAACCGGCATCAGCATTTCTTCTCTCTTTTCTATTGACCTCATCATCAGCCCTGAAAAACAAGAAATACGACATTATTCAATCATCAGGAAAAACAATTCCCGCCAATATATATAGATTAGGAGGAGGATTACATAACGATTATATCTCCAATAAAGGAGGAGGAATATCATCTTTCAGTTTTCACAGTTTGATGGTTCGACTCATTGAGAAAAATATATTCAGCAGAAAAAAATTCAGAAAACTGATTGCTCCTTCAAAGAGAATCAAAAGTCTTCTTGTAAGAAAATATTTTATTGAAGAAGAAAAAATAGAAGTGCTCTACAATCCCATCCTCATAGATATCGTCTCTGAGGAAGAAAGGCAAAAACGAAGGAAATCTTTTAGGAGTGCTCATAATATAGGTGAAGATTCTTTGTGTTATCTTTTCGCCGCAGGAAATTTTTCTTTAAAGGGATTGAAGGAATTGATAAATGCTTATTCATTCCTTCCTGACGAAATAAAAAATAAAAGCTATGTCATAGTTGCAGGAGGCGGCAATAAAAAAAGATATTTATCCTTGTTGAAAGAAAGAAAGATCGAAGATAGATTTATCTTTCTTGGCAAAATTACAGACGAAATGCAGGATATTTATTCATCTGGAGATATACTAGTTCATCCCACTCATTATGACCCTTTCTCTAATGTATGCCTTGAAGCAATGGCTTATGGGATTCCTGTAATTACAACAGCCATAAATGGATTTTCTGAAATCATTGAAAACGGCAGTGAAGGATATGTAGTTTCGAAACCTGATGATATCGTGGAAATTTCAAATTTGATGAATGAATTGGCAAAAGATGAAATTAGAAAAGAGATGTCAAAAAGATGTAAATCAAAATCAGGAAATTTTGATATTGATAAACATATGAATTGCCTTATCAACATCTACAATGAGGTAAAAGATTGA
- a CDS encoding polysaccharide deacetylase family protein: protein MMIPVLTYHSISQYSKITPTCFEEHLKFLLNSGYSFRFASELPEKINNAKATSKEIAMTIDDGYYDVYEYVFPLIKKYGVKITVFLITSRIGNHDGEVLDAHKAHQQYIEKQKKSGFLNIDNIIEMQKSGIVEFQSHSHSHLLHYSNNKIHSFYNPDFIHHWSLPYAANHYLVTGMPLYRLYPSLAFKRFLPSKKSLRRVSEKCKEILAEKNLPSNWEKVEKKLHIFCKREKNNYLSDDESMESESNYIKRIKNDLKRSKELIEEIVSARVELMSLPWGVYNSALLQIAEEVGYKLAFSLESKRKTSFLYPRIVINKGNIQELEKRLSPINGFFKKVSYFFIDSQKNYWSPQKEKKEN from the coding sequence ATGATGATTCCTGTTCTTACATATCATTCAATAAGCCAGTATTCCAAAATTACTCCTACTTGTTTTGAAGAACATTTGAAATTCCTATTGAATTCAGGATACTCATTTCGATTTGCAAGCGAACTTCCAGAAAAAATTAACAATGCAAAAGCAACCTCCAAAGAAATAGCAATGACAATCGATGATGGGTATTATGATGTATATGAATATGTTTTTCCTTTGATTAAGAAATATGGAGTAAAGATTACAGTTTTTTTGATAACTTCAAGAATAGGCAATCACGATGGCGAGGTTTTGGATGCTCATAAAGCTCATCAACAATATATAGAAAAGCAGAAAAAAAGTGGTTTTCTAAATATTGACAACATAATTGAAATGCAAAAATCAGGAATAGTTGAATTTCAATCCCATAGCCACAGCCACCTACTCCATTATTCAAACAATAAGATTCATTCCTTCTATAATCCTGATTTCATTCATCACTGGTCATTGCCCTATGCGGCAAATCATTATCTTGTGACAGGAATGCCTTTATATCGCCTTTATCCATCCCTTGCCTTCAAAAGATTTTTGCCGTCAAAAAAATCATTAAGAAGAGTATCGGAAAAATGTAAAGAGATTCTTGCGGAGAAGAATCTACCTTCAAATTGGGAGAAGGTTGAAAAAAAACTCCATATCTTTTGTAAAAGAGAGAAGAATAATTATCTATCTGATGATGAATCAATGGAATCAGAAAGCAATTACATTAAACGAATAAAAAATGATTTGAAAAGGTCAAAAGAACTCATAGAAGAAATTGTATCCGCAAGAGTCGAACTAATGAGTCTCCCATGGGGAGTCTACAACAGTGCCCTTTTGCAGATTGCGGAAGAAGTTGGCTATAAATTGGCATTTTCTCTCGAAAGCAAAAGAAAAACATCTTTTTTATATCCTCGCATTGTAATCAATAAAGGGAATATTCAAGAATTAGAGAAAAGACTTTCGCCTATAAACGGTTTCTTCAAAAAGGTATCCTATTTTTTCATCGATTCTCAAAAGAATTATTGGTCGCCTCAAAAGGAAAAGAAGGAAAATTGA
- the lptF gene encoding LPS export ABC transporter permease LptF, with product MRFSFKINVLDRYIFSEIIVPFLSLLLICTMLVVLGNLGTLMELLINKGAGFINMVLMISYIVPQFLGFIIPIALFFAVISAMVRLSSDREIDALKASGISLYRIARPVIFFSAICWLAATIIMTDVAPRAYERFKEQSIEVLRSSATIGLKPVMFNEITEGLVIYAEDIDSNGKLKGVLISDSRDEKHKKVIFARKGKILPSSGEGSYTKIALEDGTIHIRGDVTNEYRMLRFEDFDFRIDLSKQINNTMKKSYRMMSVNSLIGELSKYNEGDSEYNTILISLNQKFAIPFMCLVFGILGIPFGIIFQRSSREPGYVICILLMIIFFVVFMGGKRMGEEGVLNPVISTWFPDLIFFAIGLYLFERVSRDKSSWILELSQRISAAIERFNEKIIGQKDF from the coding sequence ATGAGGTTTTCATTCAAAATAAATGTTTTAGACCGCTACATTTTTAGTGAGATTATTGTCCCCTTTCTTTCTCTTCTGCTCATTTGCACGATGCTCGTTGTTTTGGGGAATCTGGGCACCTTGATGGAATTGCTTATAAATAAGGGTGCGGGGTTTATCAATATGGTGTTGATGATAAGTTATATCGTTCCGCAATTTTTAGGATTCATTATCCCGATTGCCCTTTTTTTCGCTGTAATTTCAGCTATGGTGAGATTGTCATCCGACAGGGAGATAGATGCCTTGAAAGCGTCAGGAATAAGTCTTTACCGCATTGCGAGACCCGTTATATTTTTTTCAGCCATATGCTGGCTTGCCGCTACAATCATTATGACAGATGTAGCACCGCGCGCATATGAGAGATTCAAGGAGCAATCCATTGAAGTTTTGCGCTCGAGCGCAACGATTGGGCTTAAGCCGGTAATGTTTAATGAGATAACAGAGGGGCTTGTCATTTATGCTGAAGATATCGATTCGAATGGGAAGTTAAAGGGAGTGCTGATTTCTGATAGCAGGGATGAGAAGCACAAAAAAGTAATTTTTGCGAGAAAAGGAAAAATTTTGCCTTCATCAGGGGAAGGTTCATATACCAAGATTGCTCTTGAAGATGGCACAATCCATATCAGAGGAGATGTAACTAATGAATATCGAATGCTTCGTTTTGAAGATTTTGATTTTAGAATTGATTTATCGAAACAGATTAACAATACTATGAAGAAATCCTATAGAATGATGTCCGTGAATAGTCTTATTGGGGAGCTTTCCAAATACAATGAAGGTGATAGTGAATATAATACAATCCTTATCAGTTTGAATCAGAAATTTGCAATACCCTTTATGTGTCTTGTATTTGGAATTCTTGGAATCCCCTTTGGAATCATCTTTCAACGAAGCAGCCGTGAGCCGGGATATGTGATATGCATTCTTCTTATGATAATCTTTTTTGTCGTTTTTATGGGCGGCAAACGAATGGGAGAGGAGGGAGTCTTGAATCCGGTAATAAGCACTTGGTTTCCTGATTTAATCTTTTTTGCCATTGGACTATATCTTTTTGAAAGGGTATCGCGAGATAAAAGCTCATGGATACTTGAACTTTCACAGAGAATTTCTGCGGCTATTGAACGGTTCAATGAAAAGATTATCGGACAGAAGGATTTCTGA